A single window of Nicotiana sylvestris chromosome 5, ASM39365v2, whole genome shotgun sequence DNA harbors:
- the LOC138869280 gene encoding uncharacterized protein gives MLQDMKKNGWESLLDDVFSFYDRHDILILNMDESCFLGKSKRKSNVCYSHHSHVEIFSDVIDVQLQKLNERFNIVSSDLLLGMASLNPVNSFANFDKDKIMTLTKCCPNEFDKLHPWNLSYQLMMTR, from the coding sequence ATGTTGCAAGATATGAAGAAAAATGGATGGGAATCTCTATTGGATGATGTTTTCTCATTTTATGATAGACATGATATTTTGATTCTGAATATGGATGAGTCTTGCTTTCTTGGAAAGTCGAAGAGAAAGTCTAATGTTTGTTACTCACATCACTCGCATGTtgaaatcttttctgatgtgatAGATGTGCAACTTCAAAAGCTTAATGAACGTTTTAATATAGTGAGTAGTGATTTGCTTCTTGGGATGGCTAGCTTAAATCCGGTTAATTCCTTTGCTAATTTTGATAAGGATAAAATAATGACATTGACGAAGTGTTGTCCAAATGAGTTTGATAAATTGCATCCTTGGAATTTGAGTTATCAACttatgatgacccgatag